In Arachis hypogaea cultivar Tifrunner chromosome 2, arahy.Tifrunner.gnm2.J5K5, whole genome shotgun sequence, a genomic segment contains:
- the LOC112726610 gene encoding uncharacterized protein, translated as MLKGGPRGLSDHCLLILEDTRLSAGPRPFRSLDSWFTHEGFLRMEKDECRFLCEGEFTNKLKALTVPLRRWHKDKFGDMDNRIKRFEEEIRKIDDMVSTGSYDRTVEARRKALVTCCAKWYARKEVHWKQMSRSQHAKDMDKNTRYFHNLASARRQNNRIDSLVINGRLVRNQSRIKVAITGFYKDLYRQESAPMIGIHDGLVK; from the coding sequence ATGTTGAAAGGGGGGCCTAGAGGTCTATCAGATCATTGCTTGTTGATTTTGGAAGATACAAGACTTAGTGCAGGTCCAAGACCATTTCGAAGCCTGGATTCCTGGTTTACACATGAAGGATTTCTGAGGATGGAAAAGGATGAGTGTAGGTTTTTGTGTGAAGGTGAGTTCACTAATAAACTGAAGGCCTTAACGGTACCACTAAGGAGATGGCATAAGGATAAGTTTGGGGACATGGACAACAGGATAAAGAGGTTTGAGGAAGAGATTAGGAAGATTGATGACATGGTTAGTACTGGTAGTTATGACAGAACAGTGGAGGCTAGACGGAAGGCTCTTGTGACTTGTTGTGCAAAATGGTATGCCAGAAAAGAGGttcattggaagcagatgtccaGATCTCAACATGCTAAAGATATGGACAAGAACACTAGATACTTCCATAACCTGGCGTCAGCTAGAAGGCAGAACAATAGAATCGACTCTCTTGTAATTAATGGCAGATTGGTGAGAAACCAGTCCAGAATAAAGGTTGCAATTACAGGATTTTATAAAGATCTATATCGGCAGGAATCTGCTCCTATGATTGGGATTCATGATGGGTTGGTAAAATGA